A window of Limanda limanda chromosome 4, fLimLim1.1, whole genome shotgun sequence genomic DNA:
CCCGCCCAAGGGCTTGTCAATCTACAAACCGGACGCTAGTTGAAAAATCTGGCCACTCACAAGTTATGACATCGACCAAACGGAGACATTTCGATCAGTTTTACTATGTGGCAATGTGGCTTAGTttggaaaaaatacattttcactttcagtTTCAATTAGGACAAATTTCATGCCCGGAAATATGTGAATCGTGTCAATGGAACGGATGAAATCTGTTTTTACTGCTTGTCAAATTGACAAATGGATGTTTACTGAAGGGAAATAGAGGAAAGTATAAGGGTTGTCATGAAGATTCTTGTTATGGTTCAACTGGTTtagctttttaaaatcaaaattgATCCAAGTATTGATTAAACTATTTTTGATGGGCTATTTAACAACTGTTTTTTATTCCATCCAAGCATTTTCATCCCAAAACATTGAGACAGCTTATTATTTCATCTCTACCCCATTATTCATCTCATAGTCAGACTTCTTGTAGAAGGCCCAACGTCAAACCGCTGTACTAAAACAATAGGTGATATAAGAAGTAAAAACTAACTCTGCCATAACTTGCCACAACGGTAAAAATCTGCTTATTCAGTGATGCATCAGTATTAACAATCTGATAATGTCATATGTAAAATTATATGACACTTAGATGGGCCTATTTTCTGCAGAACAattgattttacttttattataattgTCTTGATTTTCTTGATAAAATGTTCAAATTTGAATTTTGCAGtctattttacatttactttacattttaagAATCCTAACCCCAAAAATTATTAGACATTCACATCTCCAATGCTCTGACATGATCTATGACTGATTATTGATTCTGTTCATTCTGACGTGTATTCCCCGTATTCCGATAACCTCCCTACTTTCTGTATGAAAACATCAAAAGATGATAGAACTTGGCAAATACACACTCCAACTTGTATTGACCGTGATCACCCTCTTCTGGTTGGTGTTATGAATTGCCTGTGGCTCCCAGGTTGTGGGTTGCTGAGGGAATGAGTATCAGGTCATGAATTGGACACGGATCCAAACGCCCCATTCCCCACTGAAGGAGCAGATGGCAGCTCCCCCCGGTGCACGAGGCAGGGAGATGCAGCCACCAGACGATCCAAGCAGGgcgttaaaacacacacaaacagacacattcagGGAGTTGTGTGAAGCTCGACCTaaatccttttctctctcttctccctgagGGTCAATGCCTCTCGACCTCTATTAACATTACATTGTAGTGCTGCTGTATGAGGATTACAACTGCAGGTGCTGACACCAGTGGTAATACATGACGCATAAACATTAGCGGCTGTAGGAGGGATTTTCTCAGTGCTCCTTTTACCCTGTGTAACATAAACCATATTAACCTGCAGTTACTTCCAGGCATGTTGATTCATACTGGTGTGTTCAAGTCGCCATGTTGTTCAACCACGACTGAACATAACCATTTTCCAAAAGGAGCTGGGTCCAGTGGACACGTTGAATTTAGACATTATTTGACAAAGGGAGCAATAAACCACTGAGCAAAACAAGCTTTTTTTTCAGTACACGTCATTGAAATTATGAACACCTTACAtctttataatttaatattttttgttaaataacCTACGGTTCTACCTAGagtttcattattgattaaaacattttcaaacagtcaaaaaaatatatattttattgggTTGTTATTTTGCttcaaaaagttattttaaccATGGCCATTTCTAGGTCATATTCTATTAATTCCATAATATTTCTTCTACCTATACATTACTTGTGTTTTACAGTTACAGTATTCAATTACAGATCATAAACATAAAGTGCTACAAATGGGAAATCTGAATGTGGTAAGACGTTTTCCATGTATGACTGGCAGCGTAAAAGTTTACGATCCCGCCTCCATTAATAATGCCTCTATCACTGTAATTCCGAGTTGCGATGGCTGACACATTGAGGAGGGTATGCTAAGCTCAGCTGAGTGGCGTGTCACGGCGGGATATGAGGCAGTTAGCTAATGTGGTGTAAAAGGATTTAGAGGATTTGACCCTATCAGCGGAGATGGCACTCAGAGAGGCTCTGTTAATGACACTAAATGAGTCTGTGCCTGCAGCATGCTGATGATGGGGACATGAAAGCCAGGCTTATAATTTATATggagttaattttttttttcacctaaTTGCTAGAAGTGTGTAGAAGTAATGGGATGTGTGCAGACATTATTTAAAGGCAAGGTAACACAATACAGTTCAGTTCCTCCTCTGACACAGCGAATCACAATCAGGTCACACCGGCATGCAAATGAAGTGGAATCTAAAACGtgagctgcttcctgttgaGCAGCGCACTGTTATAATTCTCTCCTTTTTCCTGGTTTTATCTAAATGAAGGggagaatatatatttttcacaaaACATCCTTCCTACAGAGTTTTGACAAAGAAATgatgatatatatattgttttataaactCAGATTGCCCTTTTGCTCCACTGCAAAGCAGATGTACATTTGTTTCCTTGAGACAGGACAAGACCCAGACATGGCATTTTTTGGACTGCTGCCGGTTTTCctatttgatttttattattaaagaaTGGGATAGTGGTCGAAAGTAGTTGGTATTACTGTTCCCTAGTTGTAGCTTTGGTTGTTGCATAGCATTTTGCAACAAGAGGATATATCCGCAAATGCATGTATATTAATCTTCATTAATTCGTTGTCATACTCATCTAATTTCCTCTGGAAAATTaagataaaatgtaatttgggACGAGTGGGCGCCCCACATAGAGAGGCGTGAGTTACGACCTATAACTTTGCTGCATGTCTTTCCCCGTTCTCTCTCGCTTTTTCACAGGTGTGAATCACACCTAAAGGCTGTCCTGCCACAGTGGCCAAAGATAtctacaaaaaatatttaatttacttcATGGAAATCTGCAGAAATTAGCCCaacaataaattatatatttatatattttcattccaATCAGAATCTTATGTTGTGCGTTTTATTAATTATCAACCATAGAGAGGATAGGTAAGTGTGTACTgtattaaatatgtatgaaaCTGTATTAGATATTTGAATTATGGAAACTGATAATGTCAGAGCGCTGCCAGGGTTCTTCGAGTCCCAATAGCTCCCAAAACTAATAAGAAATGGATTCAgggaacattttaatatcaaagGCAATCATTAATATCCTCAAATTCTCCCTGGTTATAGTCCACAAGCTACTgcagtaaaataaaagatttccTTTAGTCCAGCAGGAATGAGGAGAAGTTATCGAAAAtccaataaaataatataaagttaaataaacctCTCAAACCAGAACACTGATTAATAATGAGAGTTTGttttgatgaaaatgtaaatgtctccCTTCTCTGATAGGAGGCCTGAATCAGTTGTTTCTCTCTGATTTCATTTACagacaaatatatttttcaataaattaattCCATAAAAGCCTGTATCCATCTTTGCTTTACCTTGACATAATATTCCCCTCCCATTGTCATCCATCGTGCCATCCTCACAGCCCTGTCTGCCAGGGCATTAGCACAGCTTTACTACAGAGGACAAGGAAAACTGTAGCTGCCAACTCCCGCCGCCCACTACCTGCTGGTCAAATCCTTTTCCCTGGTCTCACTGTGACAGTCTGCGTTGCATCCTTGGCTCGCCATGCAAAGATAGGACCGGAGCTCAGTGACCAGTGCCAGCGGATCCCCACCGGAGACgggaacaggagagagagggaaccagagaagcaggaggagagaaacagaaacagatggaTTATTGGGCAGAGACAGAGTGCGACAGGCTGAAAGAAAGGGATCTCCCAAAAATGTGACTGTTTTGTATGACAGCTAACCTGTAGAATATGCAGAGAGGCAGCGGGTATGTTTTTTGGATTATTTTGCTGGCACATAATTCAATATAAAATGCTacaagtgtatttttttttgcacatgttTGGACAGTGAATAATTCTTCTACTTCTGTTGTCCTTTTTCtgaatataattaaaaaaaagatgagatACTTGTTAACCGGCTGCTGTGAAGCTCCACATTGCTGTGGAGGTGTCTGGAGTTACAGATGACTGCAAGCAGTTGTTCTTTTACGCATGATATGTGCCCTCTCACATTAGCGGTAGCTTGTCTTTCTTccacatgttgtttttctattcATTTGCAGCAGCGTAACAGATGTttgctgtgggaggaagtggaaatcTGTCTCATTCACTGTCCACAGTGTTTCCCCCACAGCCCCACAGCTCGCTGGTTTGTTGGCTGGTCTGGCACATCAGTGGGCGTGATTGTGTGGCTGAGCtgagaggcgctattgagtgtCTACTTTTACGAATTCAGAgccttttctcactttttcatgcCGAATTTTCCTGtcctgtttttgtctctgttttctaGGAGTAACACTCAAGGTCATCAGTCAACTCTTCTTGGCCTGGGGGTCTTCTAGAGGGTCGGGCCTCCTCACCACCATGAAAGGGTTGGGGACCAACCGTAACAGACACCTGTCTGAATCCCGTGATCCCTCCTCAGGCCACCCAGAGGCCCACTACCCTCACAAGACGAGCACCCTGCCACGCAGCCCTTATCTGCTGAGCCCCGCAATGGACCACTATGGCACCATGGACCCCCACCACTACCCTTCAGCCAACCTAGACTCTTTTCCACAAGACTGCATGCTGCCGCTCAACAACCAGCTGTCAAACAGCAGTACCTTCCCCAGGATTCATTACAACTCCTACGACCAGTCCGACTTCTCCCCACCTGGGGACAGTATTGGGGGCATAAGTACAGGGACCATGGGGCCATCCATGTCTATGGGCATGGGAACAAGCATGGGCATGGCAGGGTTGAGTGGACGAACACCCATGATAACAAGCGGCTCAGCAACCATATCACATCATATGACCAAGAGCCAGGCACCCACCAGTCTGATGGAGTTTGACAAGCAGCTATCTGCAGGGCGTGATGGATTCAGCACATTGCAGTTCCATCGGTCGTCTGCTGCTACTGCCGCAAAGCAGCGCACAGACAGTCCTGGTCGCATCCGTTACATGCTGCACTCAGTGCAGAAGCTCTTTGCAAAGTCCCAGTCACTGGAAAGCCAAAACATGAAAGGAAATATCAATGGACGCTCCACCGGCAGCGGTGGAGGCTCGTCAAGCACTGAGGacggagggaaacagagtcGCAGATCCAAAAGTAAAGATCGCGGTACAAAATCAGAGACGACTGCCAAGAGACGGCCACGCTCCAACATGTCGGGTTACTGGAGCTCAGATGATTTGGACAGCAGTGATCTGAGCAGCTACCACAACACCATGGCCATGATGACTCTAGGGCGTCCAAGTGGCCACGAGAGCCAGAGCAGGTACATCCACAGCGGCTACAACACCATCAGCTCCTCCAAAAGCAGCAATGAGATGAGGTATCAGGGACCTCCTGGGCctgggggtggaggaggtggaggaggtggaggaggtggaggaggtggaggacaagGTAGAACAGGTGCTATGGTGATAAATGAAAATGACTATATGAAAGGAGGAACCTGGTCCGCGTTGACCATGGGCCAGCCGAGGCCGGTGATCCAGAAGGGCTCAGCTACTCTGGACAGGTCCATGCTCAAGtccaaatcctgccaacaagaACTAACCTGCAACTACCTACAGGTTGGCCGAAGGGTGAGTGAATGTAGTGCTTCATAAAAGTTGCATTGTATACTGtacattgtatttatatttgcagACTATTCCAATGTGTGAGTTAATAAGAATTTCAAAGTATGCTATAGTGCAGTGATACAGATTTATGATAGATAAAGACTAATTTGAGCCTCTTAATGCTGCCTATAGGGTGATTGGAGCACATTAGGCCACAGCGGGGGTGCCAATGAAATCCCATGTCGGCGGATGCGCAGCGGTAGCTACGTAAAGGCCATGGGAGACATAGAAGACAGCGACGACTCGGAGGGAAGCCCCAAACCCTCTCCGAAATCTGCTGCTCGCCGCCAGAGCTACCTCAGGGCTACGCAGCAGTCTCTGAGCGACCAGCTGCCCCCACGCAAGTAAGAGAACAGACCGAGACACAGAGCTGTGCTTTATTATGCAGTACATATTAACGCTCAACGTTAAGGGAGAAACTGATTACATTAGACAGGGTTGTGGCCTGCTATCAGTTTTAATATGATGGACAGACCTTCAAATGTAAAAGGCTGTCGTAAAAAAAAATGGATAAGAAGAAATATGTGTAATGATGTAAATTATTGTTTGGAAACAGCTATAAAACAGTCAGGTAAAAGAAAATTATGTTAAAAGTTAAAGGCTTCAGTTATAATCTCTATGTAAATACACCTGAATGAAATGCTAATGATTGAGTCTTTAAATCGTGGGctaaaaaagtgtttattttcaaAGGACACGCAGTTATGAATACTAATTGGTATAACCTGTCGACATTTCTTTCGTGGTGGTGAAAGAGAAGGAGACCACTTCACACAGCCTCACTACAACAGAAAGCAGGAAAATACAAATGCATTCAACATGGGCACACATAATCCCAGCTGTGCTTACTCATGTATGGAATTAAGTGGTGTCAGACTCCCTTTGTCCTCCACATGTCACATACCTCAGCGATGACTCACCTTCTTACTGCCATTTCCACACAGAGCAGACTGCGTTGACATCTGCTGTCTGAGATAAATATGCTTCTAAATTTCTATCTGAAATCACCATGGTCCCGGAAATGTACAAAAGCTTAATGATTCAAGGTATTTTGGGCTGGTGCCACATGGTTTCATGCTTTCACTGACTATATCCCCTGTTCAAATGTCCAATCCACACAATATACTGACTCTTTAATTCAATTTTTGTTTCAAACACCTCCCCTCCACCGGatacatgaaaaacatcagaggGCTGATTCATGCAATGATTGTGTGTATAAACAATCAGGCAATGCTATATAATGGCTATTCAATTTCTGATCAACATAAGGTTGACCTTGACTTTTGACCACAGTcagcttaaaaatatattaatctAAAGATACCTCCCCCCAGGTAATATTCacaccaagttttgtgaaaatccatcaattcatagttgagttattttgttcacatacacacaccttcaAACATAAATAATAGTTTCTAGAACATTTTTAAGTCTGTGTTTAGACATTTAAGAATTCATTCTTACCTGACGCATTGGGTACCTGACTAATCCTCCTCCCGCTGCCAATCCCTGACCATCCAACCCCACTTCCTGGTCTGCTGCCCCCTGATTGGTGTGAGCAGCAGAACCCTGGATTACGCCTTGTTGCAGGGGGAGCTGGACGCCCTGTGGTCTCCGCTCCACAGTGTGTCCTCTCTGCACCAGCTGGGCAGGTCAATGAGCAGGTCAGTGGTGGATAGGTCTTTAAGTCACATCTCAGGGGCGCGGTGCAAAACACTTCTGTCTGATTTGGATGATCTGTCACTGCTGGCTTTGCACTGCCCCCCTCAGATGTATGTAGCAACTCCAGCTGCCAGATTCATGCCATGTTTCCAACAACTGACAATTACCATTAAGCTTGTACCTATCTGCCAGGCGCTTTTAGGTGTTAAGTGGGTCTGACATTATTTAGATGAGGGACTGAAGTGACATCTTTGTGCATAGAACATGGCCGGAGGTCTACTGAGATCTTACAATCACTGTGTGCCAACAAAGAATAATGTAAAACATGACTTTAGAGACAATTCAATTAAACCTGCACCTGTTCTTTGGCTTTGGCACCATGATAACACTGCAAGCTGTGCACGGGTCTGGTTTTGCATGCAGATCAGATGCAACAATTAGTTATTCAGATTACATTTGGGGACATTAACGCTTCCAAATGAGAATGGAAATGAAAGGATTGAGTTGAGTGACATCCCTACGCTCCTATCGCTCTTTCAATTCCCGATTTTGCTGATCTTTCATGTTTCCCTGCATGTCCTCAGATACCTTCTGTTTTCCCCATGCGCTCCTGACATTGCTTTTAATTTCCCTCCTTATGTTTCATATCTTTAACACATCTCCTTTATCTCAtttctcttgtttctcctctcctcccactctcTGTCCAGCTGTCTTCCATCTCTCCAAGAGCTCTCCAATAACCGCAGCCTTGACAACCTCGACTGCATCGAGGGTACAGGCTTGTCTCTGCCACGCTGGGACGATGATGAATTAAGCCAGGCCTGCAGCACCTTGGGCCGGCGCAGCTGCATGGGACAGGTCAGTGCTGATCTGGAGACCCGGATCGCATCATGCTGTGTGTGCACGATCGAGCAGACGCCAAATAATGattcccccttttctttctaGCTTTGcatatacattttctttctaAAGAGTTATTGGTACATTTGTTCATGCTTATAATTTGCATCACTTAGTTCTTGATAAACGTTCTTCTTTCAAATCACCAGTGGTTTTCAAAGAGCCCCTTTGTCTGCCGTGAGCTGCACTCGTTCACCATCGTAGAATCAGCATTTTCACAGACGCAGCCTGATTGACAGTCATAAAACCAGCGTCATATGAACAAAGCAACCCTGTTTTCCTACCGTATCACACATTAACGTTATAAACCTGGGAGCCAAATGAGTGACATTGGTAGTTTTAAGTTTAATTCATGGACTTACATAAGAGCTGTTAGCCTCCTGCTGACAAGGTCACAGGGATGATGAACAGCTGTGCGGAGCAGCTCTGATCTTTTTTCAATGAACCAGTCCAATGAGGCAGTGCGAGCTATTAGTGAAGGATTTGCACCCGATCTCTGACACGTCTCCGCATTATGACAAATGTGCTCTAATTTATTGCCTTAATTTGCATGCACAGCGGCATCCCAAGCacatttaatattcattttcACTCGAACCGGCTGAGGTCAACTTGTGTTTTTAtaactaaattaatttaaagagAGAAAACTGACAATCATCCATAGCCACAACTATAAAACGACTTCAAAATGTGTGTAGCTGTAACCCCACATCTTCTCTTGCTGCTCTTACACCCTTTGATCTTTTTATTACCAGTCAGTGAACCGACAAAATACTTTTGCTACACACATTTTCAGAGTCTTGCTCGAGCTGCTTCTGTCGACCAACAGAATATGAAACCTTTCATCTGAGAGGCTGCTCTACAAAAGAAGCCTCAGAAATGACTCACTCTTTCGGAGCCTGCAGTTGCTGTGTAAAACATACAACCGTACTAAAACTTTTCAAAGTCTTGTCTGCTGCCTTggaatttctttcattttctttaagttGACAGCTCTTAGAGACTAGGCCAAGTAAGAAATGtcaaacaaaagaggaaaatgcattttaataGTGAACTGACATCTCATCCACAGACCGAGCCTGAGGTAAATGACAAGAGCAACACTGGTGCAACTCTGTGCTTCCACTATTATTCCACTACAGTTAAACCTTTGACAATCCTTTGCTATTTTTACTGGATCCCATAAACTCTGCTTCCCAGGTGGAGAGTGTCATTTACAGACACACTCAGCTGAGCAGCTGCTGGTCACCTCCAGTTACCGTGGTCAAAATCAACCCATTCActcactttctttatttttacacaCACCACTgtagccgttttcagacatagCCGCAGGAGAATGTCCGGACAATTGTGTCCGAACATTCTCCAGACTGTTCCTTTGACATGAGGAAcgtagcaggagattgtccagatcagacacgttcacaacaacaggaaaatctgAGGATTCAGGCGAGGGGCAGGGTCTGATTAGATCCGGCAGGAGGATGTAACTTCAAATGGgatgtattcttttttttttcagctacGGGACCTGGAATTGAGTCGTAATTATGAGGACCGCAGCTCCGACTCC
This region includes:
- the dlgap4b gene encoding disks large-associated protein 4 isoform X3, whose amino-acid sequence is MKGLGTNRNRHLSESRDPSSGHPEAHYPHKTSTLPRSPYLLSPAMDHYGTMDPHHYPSANLDSFPQDCMLPLNNQLSNSSTFPRIHYNSYDQSDFSPPGDSIGGISTGTMGPSMSMGMGTSMGMAGLSGRTPMITSGSATISHHMTKSQAPTSLMEFDKQLSAGRDGFSTLQFHRSSAATAAKQRTDSPGRIRYMLHSVQKLFAKSQSLESQNMKGNINGRSTGSGGGSSSTEDGGKQSRRSKSKDRGTKSETTAKRRPRSNMSGYWSSDDLDSSDLSSYHNTMAMMTLGRPSGHESQSRYIHSGYNTISSSKSSNEMRYQGPPGPGGGGGGGGGGGGGGGGQGRTGAMVINENDYMKGGTWSALTMGQPRPVIQKGSATLDRSMLKSKSCQQELTCNYLQVGRRGDWSTLGHSGGANEIPCRRMRSGSYVKAMGDIEDSDDSEGSPKPSPKSAARRQSYLRATQQSLSDQLPPRNSRTLDYALLQGELDALWSPLHSVSSLHQLGSCLPSLQELSNNRSLDNLDCIEGTGLSLPRWDDDELSQACSTLGRRSCMGQLRDLELSRNYEDRSSDSTYRDSRSHSQDNPEPPDLPMPTCFRSRSHSYLRAIQAGCSQDDDTASIDSSCSHPPIDTTVRTYSASTVSTCITTCKKIAPPPVPPRTTSKPYISVTVQSSTESAQDNYLDQHDRRSEVNSQSSHAHSNSSDSLDSTRANSLARSIPRHPHIIPTPIAIPRDPIVPSKANASTETSDSVVQIESLKSGLNRGNLVAEEPLVAPVPRRKLSSIGIQVDCIQEVPREETPPLAKYQSIGVQVEDGWQTSRSSSMASKQEIDSGTQDIFISHINYTKPSENKIMVSSASQSMSSPPRKESLDNGDTTGEISSPPPPRQILKRSTTRSSSSSFSESLDPALDPSSLPPPDPWLESGNGSNSSVPQSSGGGTLCRRDGHWFLKLLQAETGRMEGWCQQMEQETKDNQLSEEVLGKVRSAVGSAQLLISQKFQQFRGLCEQNVNVTANPRPTAQDLAGFWDLLQLSIEDISLKFDELYHLKSNDWQPVPSAAAQSPPERKDGEKVASPASKKPGKGRPSLGREKSADSSSTSSSAEKQRQEARKRLLAAKKAASFRQNSATESSDSIEIYVPEAQTRL